GGCCGGCACCGGCTTCCGCCCTACCCTGCCCGCTCCTCGCGCGCGCGTCCCCCGCGCGCGCGGGCGTCCGACCGGAAGGTGCGAGCGACCCATGGACATCGGCTTCCGCATGCACGCCGAGCGCACGCCGAACCCCGACAGCATCAAGTGGGTGCTGAGCCAGCCCGTCGCCGCCGCCGCCGCGGGCGCGCACTTCGGCGAGGCACCCGCGCCCGACGCGTCGCCGCTCGCGGCCGCGCTGTTCGAGGTCGAAGGCGTGGTCGGCGTCTTCCTCGGGCCGAGCTTCGTGACGATCACGAAGGGCGCGGAGAGCGAGTGGACCGATCTCGCCCAGCCCGTGGTCGACGCGATCAAGGCGTGGGCCGCGACCGGGGAGCCGGCGCTCGGGCCCGGCTGGATTCCGCCCGCCGCCGCGGACGAAGGCGGCGTGGTGGCTCGCATCCTCGAGGTCCTCGACCGCGACATCCGGCCCTTCGTGGCCCAGGACGGCGGCGAGATCGGCTTCGCGGGCTTTCGCGACGGCGTCGTCGAGCTCGTGCTCCAGGGCGCGTGCTCCGGCTGCCCGAGCTCGACGATCACTCTCAAGATGGGAATCGAGGCGCGATTGAAGGAGCAGATTCCCGAGGTCGAGGAGGTCGTGGCGGTCTAAGCTCCCCCTCGAACGCCGACGCGCTGCCGACGACGCGCCCCCTGCGCGCCGGCCGCACGCGGCGCAGATGCCGGTGCCAACCCCCTGGCCCGGCCGACCGATACAGCCCCCCATCGCAATCGCGGCGTGCGCTCGGCCCGGCCGGGCGGGCCGCGCCACCCCCCGCCGAACGCGCGGACGGCCCGAGAGCGCCGCCGCGCGACGCCGCGCGTCGGCGCGCACGCTGCGCGTCGAGGCGCGTGGAGGACGCCTTGGGTCGCTGGTCGCTCGGTCGCAACGGTTGGCGGGACGGATGGCCGCGCGACGACGAATCGCGCGCGCGGCTCGGGCTGACGCCGCGCGGGAGCCGCGCGCGGCGCGCACAGCGCCGCCGCCGGCAGATCGACCTGCTCGGACGCTCCGATCGCGCACTCGGCCGCGGTCGCATCCTCACGGCGCGCGGGCGCGCGACACTCCTCGCGCTCGCCGCCTCGCTCGGTGCACTCGGGAGCCTCGCGGTGCCCTCGGGCGCGCGCGACCAACGCGAGCCCGTCGATCTCGCCGCGGTGTTCCCGGAGACGCCGCCCGCACAGGTCGCGGCCGCGACCCTGATCCAGCCGGCCGCCGCCGCTCCCGCGCCGCGCCGCGCTCGCAGCGACACGGACCGCGCGCCGGCCGCGGTGTCCGCGCCGCCCGTCGTCGCCGCGCGCCTCGGCGGGCCCGCGAGCGCGCCGCCCGAGCTGCTCGCGCGCCTCCCCGCCTCGCGCCGCGCCCTCGAGCTCGCCTCCACCGCAGACGTCGGCGGCACCGCCGTCGCCGCCGCCTTCGCCGACGGCCTCCCGGCGCGCCTCGTCGAGCAGGTCGCCGACCCGCGCGGCGCCTCCGGGCCGCTGCGCATCGAGTACACGCTCGACGCCGAGCTCACGCGCCGCGTCTTCCGCGTGCTCGATCGCGTGCGCGTCGAGCGCGGCCACGTCGTCGTGCTCGACGTCGAGACGGGGCGCGTGCTCGCGTTCGCGTCGACCGACCCGAAGGCGCTCCCGCCCGAGCGCGCCTATCCCGCCGCTTCGCTCGCGAAGGTCGTGACGGCCGCCGCCGCGCTCGAGAACGATCGCCGGCGCGCGCTCGTGCCGTGCCGGTTCCAGGGGAGCCCGTACCGCCTCACCGCCGCGCGCGTGCACCCCGCGCGCGGCGGCACCGAGGCGTCGCTCGAGAAGTCGATCGCCGGCTCGTACAACCAGTGCTTCGCGCAGCTCGCCGTGCACGCGCTCGGCGAGCGCCCGCTCGTCGACGCGTTCGAGCGGTTCGGCTGGACGGTGTCGGCGGCGCCCGGACAGGAGTCGGCGCACATCGAGCGCGGCGAGGGCGACTACGGACTCGGGAAGCTCGGCTCGGGCCTCGCGCCGACGCGCATCACCGTCCTGCACGCCGCGCAGCTCGCCGCGACGCTCGACCAGGGCCTGCTCGTCGAGCCGTGGTGGATCGATCGCGTCGTCGACGCGAACGGCCGCGCGCTCGCGCTGCCCGAGCGCGCGGCGCCGGCGCGCGCGATGCAGGCGGCCACCGCGCGCGAGGTGCGGAGCATGCTCGTGCGGACGACGACGAACGGGACCGCGCGGCGCGCGTTCCGCACGCGGCGCGGGCCGCGCCTCGGCGACGTCCGCGTCGCCGGGAAGACGGGCAACCTCTCCGGAACGCACCCGCGAGCGCGCTACGAATGGTTCGCGGGCGTGGCGCCGGCGGAAGCGCCGCGCGTCGCCGTCGCGGTCGTGCAGGCGCACGGCAACCGCTGGTGGGCGACGTCGTCGCAGGTCGCCGCGGAGGTCTTCGCCGAGCTCTTCTGCGAAGGCCGCCAGTGCAGCGGCGACCGCGTCGCGCGCTTCACCGGCGACCTCGGCGCCGTCGCGTCGACACCGCCGCTCGCGCGCGAGGTCGTCGCGTCGCGCTAGTGCGGCGACGTCGTCGCCTCGCGCGGACGCGCGCCCTCTCGGCGTCGCGCTAACGAGTGTCGCGGCGGCGGCGCTCGAAGCGCCACCCGCCGCTCGGCTCGCGCCAGCGGCTCGCGTGGCGTGGCGCACCGAGCGCCGCGTCGAGCGCGGCCGGCGCGGGCAGCTCGCCCGCGAGCGCGGGCGCCGCGCTCCGGCCGCCCGCGCGCGGGTCGTCCGCGGCCGGCTCCTCCAGGATCGACAGCAGCAGCTCGTCGACCGCGACCGGCGCATCGTAGAGAGCGCGCGCCGTCGACGGGCCCGCCTCGACGAGCGTCGTCCGCGCACCGCGCCGCGCGAGCGCATCGAGGAGCGCCCGGAGGCTCGGTGGCTCGAGCTCGATCGTCTCGAGCCCGGGCGCGGCGGCGCGGAGCGCGCGCGCGTGCGCGCGACCCGTCGCGAGCCAGGGCGGCGGATCGGCGCGCAGGAGCGGGTGTCGCGCGTCGAGCGCAGCGCCCGTCGTCAGCACGACGCTGCGCGGAGGCTCGGCCCGCCCGACGCGCTCGCGCCGCCACGCGAGCAGCGCGGCGTCGCGCTCGGCGTGCGTCACGTCGGGCTCGTCGCGGAGGATGCGGCCCGTCGTGACGATCGCGTCGGCGCGCATGCGCGCGGCCCGCAGCGCGAACGCGTCGCGCGGACTCGCGGGCGACGACGGCCCGATCGCGAGCACGGGAAGGCGGCCGTCGGGCGCCTGCCACGCGGCGACGACGTGGAGCACGCCTTCGTCGCGCGCAGGATCCTCGCCGTACAGCTCGCGCAGCTTCGCGCTCACCGACTCCGCCGGGCTCGTCGCACTCGCCATCGCAGGCCTCCGAGGAAGCGCGCGCCGATCGCGCGCGGAAGCGCGGTTCCCCGCTCTGTGCGGGTCGCGCGGAAGCGCGGTTCCCCGCTCTGTGCGGGCCCCGCGGAAGCGCGGTTCCCGATCGTGCGGGTCCCGCGGAA
This genomic interval from Myxococcota bacterium contains the following:
- a CDS encoding NifU family protein — encoded protein: MDIGFRMHAERTPNPDSIKWVLSQPVAAAAAGAHFGEAPAPDASPLAAALFEVEGVVGVFLGPSFVTITKGAESEWTDLAQPVVDAIKAWAATGEPALGPGWIPPAAADEGGVVARILEVLDRDIRPFVAQDGGEIGFAGFRDGVVELVLQGACSGCPSSTITLKMGIEARLKEQIPEVEEVVAV
- a CDS encoding penicillin-binding transpeptidase domain-containing protein gives rise to the protein MGRWSLGRNGWRDGWPRDDESRARLGLTPRGSRARRAQRRRRQIDLLGRSDRALGRGRILTARGRATLLALAASLGALGSLAVPSGARDQREPVDLAAVFPETPPAQVAAATLIQPAAAAPAPRRARSDTDRAPAAVSAPPVVAARLGGPASAPPELLARLPASRRALELASTADVGGTAVAAAFADGLPARLVEQVADPRGASGPLRIEYTLDAELTRRVFRVLDRVRVERGHVVVLDVETGRVLAFASTDPKALPPERAYPAASLAKVVTAAAALENDRRRALVPCRFQGSPYRLTAARVHPARGGTEASLEKSIAGSYNQCFAQLAVHALGERPLVDAFERFGWTVSAAPGQESAHIERGEGDYGLGKLGSGLAPTRITVLHAAQLAATLDQGLLVEPWWIDRVVDANGRALALPERAAPARAMQAATAREVRSMLVRTTTNGTARRAFRTRRGPRLGDVRVAGKTGNLSGTHPRARYEWFAGVAPAEAPRVAVAVVQAHGNRWWATSSQVAAEVFAELFCEGRQCSGDRVARFTGDLGAVASTPPLAREVVASR
- a CDS encoding dihydrofolate reductase family protein → MASATSPAESVSAKLRELYGEDPARDEGVLHVVAAWQAPDGRLPVLAIGPSSPASPRDAFALRAARMRADAIVTTGRILRDEPDVTHAERDAALLAWRRERVGRAEPPRSVVLTTGAALDARHPLLRADPPPWLATGRAHARALRAAAPGLETIELEPPSLRALLDALARRGARTTLVEAGPSTARALYDAPVAVDELLLSILEEPAADDPRAGGRSAAPALAGELPAPAALDAALGAPRHASRWREPSGGWRFERRRRDTR